The proteins below come from a single Arthrobacter sp. B1I2 genomic window:
- a CDS encoding MFS transporter: MTAPPRASGATSRFLARLRPQREKLPRDIKVMLGAAFLIALGFGLVAPVLPQFATTFGVGNTEAAVIVAIFAFMRLAFAPAGGALIGRRGERPVYVAGLLIVALSTAACAFAQDYWQLLLFRGLGGAGSVMFTVASMALVVRLAPPKSRGRVSGAYASAFLIGNVCGPIVGGLLAGLGLRVPFLAYAAALLVAAFVVQTQLSHQRRGGDETRHRPPDMRFGEALAAGTYRSALLSSFANGWATFGVRMATVPLFAAAAFGAGPQAAGLALAVFAAGNAAALTFSGRLADSLGRKPMMIAGLLVAALSTAAIGIASELPWFLAASALAGVGSGLFGPAQQAAVADVIGNGRSGGKVLAAYQMTSDVGAIVGPIAAGLLADRLGFGWAFGVTGGIMLLAAIGWLPTRETLRAG; encoded by the coding sequence ATGACGGCACCACCCCGCGCAAGCGGCGCCACTTCAAGGTTTTTGGCGCGGCTGAGGCCGCAGCGGGAAAAGCTTCCACGCGACATCAAGGTGATGCTGGGCGCCGCGTTCCTCATCGCGCTCGGATTCGGGCTCGTGGCGCCCGTATTGCCGCAGTTCGCAACGACCTTCGGGGTCGGGAATACCGAGGCTGCCGTCATTGTGGCGATTTTTGCCTTCATGCGCCTGGCGTTCGCGCCCGCCGGCGGCGCCCTGATCGGCAGGCGCGGCGAACGTCCTGTCTATGTCGCGGGACTGCTGATCGTGGCATTGTCCACGGCGGCTTGTGCCTTCGCGCAGGATTATTGGCAGCTGCTGCTGTTCCGCGGCCTTGGCGGGGCAGGCTCCGTCATGTTCACTGTGGCATCGATGGCCCTGGTGGTCCGGCTGGCGCCGCCCAAAAGCAGGGGAAGGGTCTCAGGAGCCTATGCGTCGGCTTTCCTGATCGGTAACGTGTGCGGGCCGATTGTGGGTGGGCTGCTGGCGGGGCTTGGCTTGCGGGTCCCGTTCCTTGCGTATGCCGCGGCCCTGCTCGTTGCCGCATTTGTGGTGCAGACCCAGCTCAGCCATCAGCGCCGGGGCGGGGACGAAACCCGGCACCGTCCACCGGACATGCGCTTTGGCGAGGCCCTTGCCGCCGGAACCTACCGGTCGGCCCTCTTGTCCAGCTTTGCCAACGGGTGGGCCACTTTTGGCGTCCGGATGGCAACGGTGCCGCTGTTCGCCGCGGCCGCCTTCGGGGCGGGTCCGCAGGCCGCGGGCCTGGCACTTGCGGTGTTTGCTGCCGGAAATGCAGCCGCGCTGACCTTTTCGGGACGGCTGGCGGACTCCCTGGGGCGCAAGCCAATGATGATCGCGGGCCTGCTGGTGGCAGCCTTATCAACTGCGGCGATCGGCATTGCCTCCGAGCTGCCCTGGTTCCTTGCGGCGTCAGCGCTTGCCGGCGTCGGGTCCGGGCTCTTCGGCCCCGCCCAGCAGGCCGCCGTGGCCGATGTCATTGGCAACGGACGCTCGGGCGGCAAGGTGCTGGCCGCCTACCAGATGACGTCCGACGTCGGAGCGATCGTTGGTCCGATCGCCGCCGGACTGCTCGCGGACCGGCTGGGCTTCGGCTGGGCTTTCGGGGTGACCGGGGGCATCATGCTCCTGGCCGCAATCGGCTGGCTGCCCACCCGCGAAACACTGCGGGCTGGCTAG
- the smc gene encoding chromosome segregation protein SMC has translation MHLKSLTVRGFKSFASATTFDFEPGVTAVVGPNGSGKSNVVDALAWVMGEQGAKTLRGGKMEDVIFAGTSGRPPLGRAHVSLTIDNTDGALPIEYSEVTISRTLFRTGGSEYAINGAGCRLLDIQELLSDSGLGREMHVIVGQGQLDRVLHATPEDRRGFIEEAAGILKHRRRKERTVRKLEAMQANLQRLTDLTGEIRRQLTPLGKQAEVARRAQRVQFDVRDARARLLADDLVQLQQALEQDVADEAALKARRTAVEQELEAGRRQQAALEQLAAEATPRLNAARDTWYRLSTARERLRSLGSLATERSRLLGSDDAAPASGRDPEQLERQAARVRQELAGLEQDIQARRSTLDAASAAKAEAEQAAQAEDRRLTAQLRAAADRREGLARLAGQVAAARSRVESAQAELGRLRESLAAGTERRARAQAEFTALENQVAGVEEGEESLDADYEAASEALDAVLQEIADLKAAVNEGVRKRDALAARLDALKLGLDRKDGARHVLESGLPGVLGSLAAGITVQGGYEAAIAAALGEASDAVLVKDADTAAAVLQVLKDDDAGRASLLLASAAGDHRGDAATTQSVERVPLPAGAEWADALVDGPSDHIPLVRHLLSGTAVVTGIDAAASLVASQPGLTAVTREGDVFTAVSVAGGSAKAPSLLEVQAAVDDAGRSLSAVTADLERNRFALAAAKARRAGAQEEADAALDKLHDSDARLAAVAERLGHLNSVLRSAVGESERLAASLARAGENVAAEEEALAAITARLAAAQEAPVEEEPSTDQRDALAQAASAARAAEVEARLSLRSAEEQLVATRNRVESLERAAATERRAREEAAQRARRRRIQARRAAAVSAGVEQALAYVDVSVDLARHERDLAEENREQRDRGLRDVREANDALARELADLTDNVHRDELARAQQRARIEAVESRSVDELGITPEALVAEFGPHIPVPLPAEESGDKWAALRAPVDASGEEVRQGKPYVRQEQEKRLRKAERDLASLGKVNPLALEEFAALEERHQFLSTQLEDLKASRRDLLDIIKEVDDRVQRVFAEAFEDTQAQFVRVFERLFPGGEGRLVLTDPADMLTTGIEVEARPAGKKIKRLSLLSGGERSLTAVALLVAIFKARPSPFYVMDEVEAALDDTNLGRLITIFEELRESSQLIVITHQKRTMEVADALYGVTMRGDGVSTVISQRLGAEV, from the coding sequence TTGCACCTCAAAAGCCTCACCGTCCGGGGGTTCAAGTCCTTTGCGTCTGCCACCACCTTCGACTTCGAACCCGGCGTCACCGCCGTCGTGGGTCCCAACGGATCCGGCAAGTCCAATGTGGTGGACGCCCTGGCCTGGGTCATGGGCGAGCAGGGGGCCAAGACCCTCCGCGGCGGCAAGATGGAGGACGTCATTTTTGCCGGGACGTCCGGGCGGCCGCCGCTGGGACGTGCCCACGTTTCGCTGACCATCGACAACACCGACGGCGCCCTGCCGATTGAATACAGCGAAGTGACCATTTCCCGGACATTGTTCCGCACAGGTGGATCCGAGTACGCCATCAACGGTGCCGGCTGCCGGCTGCTTGATATCCAGGAACTGCTCTCCGACTCCGGGCTGGGCCGGGAAATGCACGTCATCGTGGGCCAGGGCCAGCTGGACCGCGTGCTTCACGCCACCCCGGAGGACCGCCGCGGCTTCATCGAGGAGGCGGCAGGGATCCTCAAGCACCGCCGCCGCAAGGAACGGACGGTCCGGAAGCTGGAGGCCATGCAGGCCAACCTCCAGCGCCTTACCGACCTCACCGGGGAGATCCGGCGCCAGCTCACGCCCCTTGGCAAGCAGGCGGAGGTGGCCCGCCGTGCCCAGCGCGTCCAGTTCGACGTCCGGGACGCCCGTGCCCGGCTTCTTGCCGATGACCTGGTCCAGCTGCAGCAGGCGCTGGAGCAGGACGTGGCGGACGAGGCAGCGCTCAAGGCCCGCCGGACCGCCGTCGAGCAGGAACTCGAAGCAGGGCGCAGGCAGCAGGCAGCGCTGGAGCAGCTGGCGGCCGAGGCCACGCCCCGGCTCAACGCGGCGCGGGACACCTGGTACCGGCTGTCCACCGCGCGTGAGCGGCTCCGGTCGCTGGGCTCACTGGCCACCGAACGCAGCCGGCTGCTGGGTTCCGACGATGCCGCGCCGGCCTCCGGACGGGACCCCGAACAGCTTGAGCGCCAGGCTGCCAGGGTGCGGCAGGAGCTGGCCGGGCTTGAACAGGACATCCAGGCCAGGCGCAGCACCCTGGACGCGGCCAGCGCGGCCAAAGCCGAGGCAGAGCAGGCCGCACAGGCCGAGGACCGGCGGCTGACGGCCCAACTTCGGGCCGCAGCGGACCGGCGGGAGGGCCTGGCCCGCCTGGCCGGACAAGTAGCAGCCGCCAGGTCCCGGGTGGAGTCCGCGCAGGCGGAACTGGGCCGGCTGCGGGAATCCCTCGCCGCCGGAACGGAACGCCGTGCCCGTGCCCAGGCCGAGTTCACGGCACTGGAAAACCAGGTGGCCGGCGTGGAAGAGGGGGAAGAATCCCTCGACGCCGACTACGAGGCCGCCAGTGAAGCGCTGGACGCGGTGCTTCAGGAGATCGCCGACCTCAAGGCGGCCGTCAATGAGGGCGTCCGCAAGCGGGATGCCCTCGCCGCGCGGCTCGACGCGCTGAAGCTCGGCCTTGACCGCAAGGACGGCGCCAGGCACGTGCTGGAGTCGGGGCTGCCGGGAGTGCTGGGAAGCCTCGCTGCCGGGATCACGGTGCAGGGCGGCTATGAGGCGGCAATCGCCGCCGCCCTGGGGGAGGCCTCCGACGCAGTCCTGGTCAAGGATGCGGACACGGCGGCCGCGGTCCTGCAAGTGCTCAAGGACGACGACGCCGGGCGGGCGTCGCTGCTCCTCGCATCGGCGGCCGGAGACCACCGGGGGGACGCTGCCACGACGCAGTCGGTTGAAAGAGTGCCGCTGCCCGCGGGAGCGGAATGGGCCGACGCCCTGGTCGACGGACCTTCTGATCACATCCCGCTGGTCCGGCACCTGCTTTCCGGAACCGCCGTCGTCACCGGCATTGACGCTGCGGCCTCGCTCGTGGCTTCACAGCCCGGGCTCACGGCCGTCACCCGCGAGGGGGACGTGTTCACTGCCGTATCCGTCGCCGGCGGCTCGGCCAAGGCGCCGTCCCTCCTGGAGGTGCAGGCGGCAGTGGACGACGCCGGCCGGAGCCTTTCGGCGGTCACGGCAGACCTGGAGCGGAACAGGTTCGCCCTGGCCGCCGCCAAGGCCCGGCGCGCAGGGGCGCAGGAGGAAGCGGACGCGGCCCTGGACAAGCTGCACGATTCCGATGCCCGCCTGGCCGCCGTGGCTGAACGCCTGGGCCACCTCAACTCGGTTCTGCGCAGCGCCGTCGGCGAGAGTGAGCGGCTGGCAGCGTCCCTGGCACGGGCCGGGGAGAACGTTGCGGCGGAGGAGGAAGCGCTCGCTGCCATCACCGCCCGCCTGGCCGCCGCCCAGGAAGCTCCCGTTGAAGAGGAGCCCTCCACAGACCAGCGGGACGCCCTGGCGCAGGCCGCCTCCGCCGCCCGTGCAGCCGAGGTGGAAGCGCGGTTGTCCCTGCGCAGTGCCGAAGAGCAGCTGGTGGCCACCCGCAACCGGGTGGAATCCCTGGAACGCGCCGCCGCCACCGAGCGCCGCGCCCGGGAGGAAGCCGCCCAGCGTGCCCGGCGCCGCCGCATCCAGGCCAGGCGTGCAGCCGCCGTTTCCGCCGGGGTGGAACAGGCGCTGGCCTACGTGGACGTCTCCGTGGACCTTGCCCGGCATGAACGGGACCTTGCCGAGGAAAACCGCGAACAGCGTGACCGTGGGCTGCGGGACGTCCGGGAAGCGAACGATGCCCTGGCCCGGGAACTCGCCGACCTCACGGACAACGTGCACCGGGACGAGCTGGCCCGGGCCCAGCAGCGGGCCAGGATCGAGGCGGTGGAATCCCGCTCCGTGGATGAACTGGGCATCACCCCCGAAGCGCTGGTCGCAGAGTTCGGGCCCCATATCCCGGTTCCCTTGCCGGCTGAGGAATCCGGCGACAAGTGGGCGGCACTGCGGGCCCCTGTAGATGCCAGCGGGGAAGAGGTCAGGCAAGGGAAGCCCTACGTCCGGCAGGAACAGGAGAAGCGGCTGCGGAAGGCCGAGCGCGACCTCGCCAGCCTGGGCAAGGTCAACCCACTGGCGCTGGAGGAATTCGCGGCGCTGGAGGAGCGGCACCAGTTCCTCAGCACCCAGCTCGAGGACCTGAAGGCCAGCCGCCGGGACCTGCTGGACATCATCAAGGAAGTGGATGACCGGGTCCAGCGTGTCTTCGCCGAGGCGTTCGAGGACACCCAGGCCCAGTTCGTCCGGGTTTTTGAGCGGCTCTTTCCCGGCGGCGAAGGCCGCCTGGTCCTCACAGACCCTGCGGACATGCTCACCACAGGCATTGAGGTGGAGGCCCGTCCCGCGGGCAAGAAGATCAAGCGGCTGTCCCTGCTCTCCGGCGGCGAGCGGTCCCTGACCGCCGTGGCGCTGCTGGTGGCCATCTTCAAGGCGCGGCCCTCGCCGTTCTACGTCATGGACGAAGTGGAGGCGGCACTGGACGACACCAACCTCGGCCGGCTGATCACCATTTTCGAAGAGCTCCGGGAATCCAGCCAGCTCATCGTCATCACCCACCAGAAGCGGACCATGGAAGTGGCAGACGCGCTGTACGGCGTGACCATGAGGGGCGACGGCGTCTCCACCGTCATCAGCCAGCGCCTGGGGGCGGAGGTTTAG
- a CDS encoding alpha/beta fold hydrolase produces MVIADWPGVDPQWSREVDVASTSGADAPGTVRRWHLLDNGGELSRRGLAPAGTLLCVHGNPTWSYLWRSLLAAGSDPAHPWRVVAVDQLNMGFSERTGTFRRLADRINDLGDLTDALALEGPVVSVGHDWGGVVSLGWALAHQHQLAGVVLTNTAVNQPAGSSIPPALRLALHPALHKWGTTTSDAFLRVTHSLAHPPLPADIRNAYMAPYRGALRRAGVGNFVADIPVDASHPSFAALTGVAEGVRSLDVPALMLWGPRDPIFSDRYLKDLITRLPHADVHRYEGAGHLLAEDRNVAPAVFDWLAGRVTGGGNGSPAPGHGASQPSALDGFQPLWAVLAELAAGPAEGETAVAEMAADGTVARSLTWKQLETSVFNLAAGLRGAGVGPGSRVSLMVPPGVDLTVALYACLRLGAVVVVADAGLGTRGLSRAVKGATPDFLIGIDKALAAARALGWAARRISVRDLPATRRRVLGVETSLAALAKAGARHQAEGSVKGGTGYCPDPDSPAAVLFTSGSTGPAKGVLYTHRQLAAMRDTVAETFGIHPGHRLVAGFAPFALLGPALGTVSVTPAMDVTAPRTLTARALADAAAAVGATVVFASPAALRNVVATSGGLTAEGTAALKRVELLLSAGAPVPEPLLAEVHRLLPGASLHTPYGMTEALPVTDISLEQIRAAEADADSGTMPGAGNGVCVGRPVHGTRVAVIPLAADGTAPGSTPVTEAGVAGEILVSAPHVKEAYDRLWLTEEVSAGVPGWHRTGDVGHFDAAGRLWVEGRLAHVITVPGAVVTPVGAEQAIERRAGVGMAAVVGVGPAGTQAVTAVVETVPPAGKAGPAGTELAGKVREAARSAGVSVAAVLVVPAQPTDIRHNAKIDRARLSRWAASVLAGGRPGMP; encoded by the coding sequence TTGGTGATCGCGGACTGGCCGGGCGTCGACCCCCAGTGGTCACGCGAAGTCGACGTTGCCTCCACGTCGGGCGCCGATGCACCGGGGACGGTGCGCCGCTGGCACCTGCTGGACAACGGCGGAGAACTCTCCCGCCGCGGCCTGGCCCCCGCCGGAACCCTGCTGTGCGTGCACGGCAACCCCACCTGGTCCTACCTGTGGCGGAGCCTGCTGGCCGCCGGATCCGACCCCGCGCATCCGTGGCGGGTGGTTGCCGTGGACCAACTGAACATGGGCTTCTCCGAGCGCACCGGCACCTTCCGCCGGCTGGCTGACAGGATTAACGACCTAGGCGATCTGACCGACGCACTGGCCCTGGAGGGACCGGTCGTCTCAGTGGGCCACGACTGGGGCGGGGTGGTCAGCCTGGGCTGGGCGCTGGCCCATCAACACCAGCTGGCGGGCGTGGTACTCACCAACACGGCCGTAAACCAGCCTGCGGGCTCGTCCATTCCCCCGGCTTTGCGCCTTGCCCTGCACCCTGCCCTGCACAAGTGGGGAACCACCACCTCCGACGCTTTCCTGCGGGTGACGCATTCGCTGGCGCATCCGCCGCTGCCTGCGGATATCCGGAACGCATACATGGCCCCCTACCGCGGAGCGTTACGGCGTGCGGGGGTGGGAAACTTTGTTGCGGACATTCCCGTTGATGCTTCGCATCCCAGCTTTGCTGCGCTCACCGGCGTAGCGGAAGGCGTGCGCAGCCTGGATGTCCCTGCCCTGATGCTGTGGGGCCCGCGCGACCCGATCTTTTCGGACCGCTACCTGAAGGACCTCATCACCCGCCTACCGCACGCTGACGTGCACCGCTACGAGGGCGCCGGACACCTGCTCGCGGAAGACCGGAACGTGGCACCGGCCGTTTTCGACTGGCTGGCCGGGCGAGTCACGGGCGGCGGCAACGGTTCGCCCGCGCCCGGGCACGGCGCTTCGCAGCCATCGGCCCTCGACGGTTTCCAGCCTCTTTGGGCGGTCCTCGCGGAACTGGCGGCGGGACCCGCCGAAGGTGAAACCGCCGTCGCCGAAATGGCAGCGGACGGCACTGTAGCGCGCTCGCTTACCTGGAAGCAGCTGGAAACCAGCGTCTTCAACCTTGCCGCCGGCCTGCGCGGGGCCGGGGTGGGGCCCGGCAGCCGCGTGAGCCTCATGGTTCCGCCCGGCGTTGACCTGACCGTAGCCCTGTACGCCTGCCTGCGGCTGGGAGCGGTGGTGGTGGTGGCCGATGCCGGCCTGGGGACCAGGGGACTGAGCCGTGCCGTCAAGGGCGCCACTCCCGATTTCCTGATTGGCATCGACAAGGCACTTGCTGCTGCCCGCGCCCTGGGCTGGGCGGCCAGACGTATCAGCGTACGCGACCTGCCTGCCACCCGCCGGCGTGTCCTCGGGGTGGAAACCTCCCTCGCCGCCCTCGCCAAGGCCGGCGCACGGCATCAGGCAGAAGGTTCCGTCAAGGGCGGCACAGGGTACTGCCCGGACCCGGACTCCCCCGCGGCCGTGCTCTTTACCTCTGGCTCCACCGGTCCTGCCAAGGGCGTGCTGTACACACACCGGCAGCTCGCCGCCATGCGGGACACCGTGGCCGAAACTTTCGGGATCCATCCCGGCCACCGGCTGGTGGCGGGTTTCGCGCCCTTCGCTTTGCTGGGGCCGGCACTGGGAACCGTATCCGTGACACCGGCCATGGACGTCACGGCGCCCCGCACGCTGACGGCGCGTGCCCTCGCGGACGCCGCGGCGGCCGTCGGGGCCACGGTTGTCTTCGCGTCCCCGGCGGCCCTGCGCAATGTCGTTGCCACCAGCGGCGGCCTCACCGCGGAGGGCACCGCAGCTTTGAAACGGGTTGAACTGCTGCTTTCCGCCGGCGCTCCGGTTCCGGAACCGCTCCTTGCAGAGGTGCACCGGCTGCTGCCCGGCGCCTCGCTGCACACGCCCTACGGCATGACGGAAGCCCTGCCGGTCACGGACATCAGCCTCGAACAAATCCGGGCCGCCGAAGCCGACGCCGACTCCGGAACAATGCCCGGGGCCGGCAACGGCGTCTGCGTGGGCCGGCCCGTCCACGGCACCCGGGTAGCCGTCATCCCCCTGGCTGCGGACGGTACAGCACCCGGGTCCACTCCTGTCACGGAGGCAGGCGTCGCAGGAGAAATCCTGGTCAGTGCTCCACACGTCAAGGAGGCCTACGACCGGCTCTGGCTGACCGAAGAGGTGAGCGCCGGCGTGCCAGGATGGCACCGTACCGGCGACGTGGGCCACTTCGACGCCGCCGGACGGCTGTGGGTGGAAGGGCGCCTTGCGCACGTGATCACCGTGCCCGGTGCGGTTGTGACCCCGGTGGGCGCCGAACAGGCCATTGAACGCCGGGCCGGGGTAGGCATGGCCGCTGTCGTGGGCGTGGGACCGGCAGGGACCCAGGCCGTTACCGCCGTCGTCGAAACCGTCCCGCCGGCCGGCAAAGCCGGCCCCGCGGGCACGGAACTGGCCGGAAAGGTCCGGGAAGCAGCCCGCAGTGCAGGCGTGTCCGTGGCGGCGGTCCTGGTTGTTCCCGCGCAGCCCACCGACATCCGCCACAACGCAAAGATTGACCGGGCGCGCTTGTCCCGATGGGCTGCCTCCGTACTGGCCGGCGGCCGCCCGGGGATGCCATGA
- the ftsY gene encoding signal recognition particle-docking protein FtsY: protein MNDILPIVLSILAALVVIGGLIPVLLKTRRNITKYPGTRDANDPEVRSGGSTAVADRDGTLERKAPGYADLDGLDTATVPDDAAGLETIPVETPLPVAGRLTRLRERLVRSNNIMGKGLLALLSSDRIDEGVWDEVEETLLLADLGTEPTMQLVDALRERVKVLGTRTPEHVKTMLREELIKLVDPTMDRSLNVTRHADKPAVMMVVGVNGVGKTTTVGKLARVLVAEDKDVLLGAADTFRAAAAEQLATWGQRVGVPTVKSDIDGADPASVAYEAVKAGIEQEVDVVMIDTAGRLQNKVGLMDELGKVKRVVEKLADVDEVLLVLDATTGQNGLNQARVFSEVVNITGIVLTKLDGTAKGGIVVAIQKTLGVPVKLIGLGEGADDLAPFDPEGFVDALLN, encoded by the coding sequence GTGAATGACATCCTTCCCATTGTCCTGTCCATTCTTGCTGCGCTGGTGGTCATCGGCGGTCTGATTCCGGTGCTGCTTAAGACGCGGAGGAACATCACCAAGTACCCCGGCACCCGGGATGCCAACGATCCGGAGGTCCGCTCCGGCGGGAGCACCGCGGTGGCGGACAGGGATGGAACCCTCGAGCGGAAGGCCCCCGGCTACGCCGACCTCGACGGGCTGGATACCGCAACGGTTCCGGATGACGCCGCCGGGCTGGAAACCATCCCCGTCGAAACCCCGCTCCCTGTCGCTGGCCGCCTCACCCGCCTTCGTGAACGGCTGGTGCGCTCCAACAACATCATGGGCAAGGGCCTGCTGGCACTGCTTTCCAGCGACCGGATCGACGAGGGCGTCTGGGACGAGGTTGAAGAGACCCTCCTGCTCGCGGACCTGGGAACTGAGCCCACCATGCAGCTGGTGGATGCCCTGCGGGAACGGGTCAAGGTGCTGGGCACCCGGACCCCGGAACACGTCAAGACCATGCTCCGCGAGGAACTGATCAAGCTTGTGGACCCCACCATGGACCGCAGCCTGAACGTCACGCGCCATGCGGACAAACCCGCCGTGATGATGGTGGTGGGCGTGAACGGCGTGGGCAAGACCACCACAGTGGGCAAGCTGGCACGGGTGCTGGTGGCCGAGGACAAGGACGTCCTGCTGGGCGCCGCGGACACGTTCCGCGCCGCAGCGGCGGAACAGTTGGCCACGTGGGGGCAGCGCGTGGGCGTACCGACCGTGAAGTCGGATATCGACGGCGCCGACCCCGCCTCCGTTGCCTACGAGGCCGTGAAGGCAGGCATTGAGCAGGAAGTGGACGTCGTCATGATCGACACCGCCGGGCGCCTGCAGAACAAGGTGGGCCTGATGGACGAACTGGGCAAGGTCAAGCGCGTGGTGGAGAAACTGGCCGACGTGGATGAGGTCCTGCTGGTGCTGGATGCCACCACGGGCCAGAACGGCCTGAACCAGGCACGGGTCTTCTCAGAGGTGGTCAACATCACCGGCATCGTCCTGACCAAGCTGGACGGGACTGCCAAGGGCGGCATCGTCGTCGCCATCCAAAAGACCCTTGGCGTGCCCGTCAAGCTCATTGGCCTGGGCGAAGGTGCCGACGACCTGGCCCCGTTCGACCCCGAGGGCTTTGTCGACGCCCTGCTGAACTAG
- a CDS encoding 3-oxoacyl-ACP synthase III has protein sequence MQDGNEEGLELAGNATFRHSNTALLSVSSVEAPRIVSSTDFDRHLASTLKRLKFPPRLLERVAGITHRRWWAPGTSFDDAAVEAGAKALAEAGIEASDVGLLINTSVTRRNLEPSVAVKIHHGLGLPSSAMNFDLANACLGFVNALTLAANMIDSGQIRYAVIVNGEDAQLTQEATLARLQRPETTRDDFNREFATLTLGSGAAAAVLGPADEHPGAHRVVGGVMRAGTEHHELCVGGIDGMHTDTKGLLDGGLRLVVDAWHEAQPEWDWSAMDRYVTHQVSNAYTQAIIDAIDLDPDKVPITFPYWGNVGPASLPMTLAAESQSLGTGDRVLCMGVGSGLNTAMLEIVW, from the coding sequence ATGCAGGACGGAAACGAAGAGGGGCTTGAATTGGCAGGTAATGCAACCTTCCGCCACAGCAACACCGCGCTGCTCTCGGTGAGCAGCGTCGAGGCTCCGAGGATTGTGAGCTCCACGGACTTCGACCGCCACCTGGCATCCACCCTGAAGCGGCTGAAGTTTCCGCCACGGCTGCTGGAGCGCGTTGCGGGCATCACGCACCGCCGCTGGTGGGCCCCCGGAACATCGTTCGACGACGCCGCGGTGGAAGCGGGCGCCAAGGCTCTGGCCGAGGCAGGCATCGAAGCGTCCGACGTCGGCCTGCTGATCAACACCTCGGTCACGCGGCGCAACCTGGAACCGTCCGTGGCGGTAAAGATCCACCACGGCCTCGGCCTGCCGTCGTCGGCCATGAACTTCGACCTTGCCAACGCCTGCCTTGGATTCGTGAACGCCCTGACCTTGGCAGCGAACATGATCGACTCGGGGCAGATCAGGTACGCCGTCATTGTCAACGGCGAGGATGCCCAGCTGACGCAGGAGGCCACCCTGGCCCGGTTGCAGCGGCCGGAAACCACGCGCGACGACTTCAACCGGGAGTTCGCCACGCTGACGCTGGGGTCCGGAGCTGCTGCCGCCGTCCTGGGTCCGGCCGACGAACACCCCGGTGCGCACCGGGTGGTGGGCGGAGTGATGCGCGCGGGCACGGAGCACCACGAATTGTGCGTGGGCGGCATCGACGGCATGCACACCGACACGAAAGGACTGCTCGACGGCGGCCTCCGGCTCGTCGTCGATGCGTGGCATGAAGCGCAGCCCGAGTGGGACTGGTCGGCCATGGACCGCTACGTCACGCACCAGGTCAGCAACGCCTACACCCAGGCCATCATCGACGCGATCGACCTGGACCCGGACAAGGTGCCTATCACCTTCCCGTACTGGGGCAACGTGGGGCCCGCATCGCTTCCCATGACGCTCGCGGCCGAGTCGCAGTCCCTGGGAACCGGGGACCGGGTCCTGTGCATGGGTGTGGGTTCCGGCCTGAACACCGCAATGCTGGAAATCGTTTGGTGA